AAAAGGTGAGCTCGATCTTTGGTGATGGGTCGCCTCCTGGTGTGAGCCCGGGTCATCGCTCACAAAAAAACCGGCCTCCGAAAAGGCCGGTCGCGAGGTATCTTCTTCTTTGGGAAGAGATGTAATCAGACGACGCTGCCAAGCTTCATGGCAACGCTCATGTCGCCTTCAACCTGCATTTTACCGCCCATGAAGGCTGCCGTCGGGTTCAAGTCGCCAGACAGCATGTCGGACAGGTCCTCAGCGGACATCTTAATCGTGCAGTCTGCATCGGCGTCTTCGTTGCTGACTTCAGAGCCCTGCAAGAAGATTGTACCGTCTTCGCCAAGATCGAACTTCACGCTTTCTTCGATACCGCCGCCAGAAACCTTGTCACGGATATCGTTGGTAAGCTGTTCCAAGGACATTATGTTTTCTCCCATTGAATAAGGCCAAAGCCGTTGTTGCCTCTTTGAAGCATGCCCTTTACGTAATCGTCAAGACTAAATGCGCAGTCGTGTGGTTTCATCAATCGTTTTTGGTCTTCGGAAAGCCGGAATTTAGATTCCAGACCATTTCATGATGAAAAACTGAAAACACGAGGCCCGAATGGGCCCCGTGTCATGGAATTCCCGGAAAAAGGTAGGACAGTCCTACTTGAAGACGTCAAACGCGAACCGGTATGTAAAACCCAGGCCGACATTGAACTGGTTTTCACTACCGACCTTCGCGATAGGGCTATCGGCTGCGTCCCCAACGAGGCGATCATAGCCACCTTGCAGGTGCAGACGGACATCGTCATTGAGATCATAGCTGACGCGCGCTGCAAGACCGACCGACTTGAAACCGGCACTTGGATTGTATTCGCTCAATTGACCGCCGCTGGCAGAGGCTTCGGTGGACGTGACGCCGAAATAGGTGTCCATGTAATCGCCAGATGCAAATTCCGCACGCGGACCGAAGCTCAGCTCCCACTTTTCTCCGGGATACATGATGCCATCAAAGCCGACTTGGCCGACCTGCCCGTTGTGACCATTGATGCCCTGACGGATTTCGCCGAAAGCGCGCCAATGCTGTGTCCGAAAGCCACCGCCTAGACCGAGTTCTAGGGCCCAATCGATTTTGTTTGTCCCGGTCAGATCGGTCGTGTCGCTGGCCTTCCGCTCGCCGACGAAACCGAAGGACGGGTAGAAGAACACGCCAGTCCGCCCGCGGCCCTCAACCACCTGGCCAAGACCAGGAACATAAAAGCGGCCCATCTGGATCAGCGGGAACGGATAAACGAGGTAGGAGTCCGAGGCCTCATAGCGCGGCTTCACCATCGCGCCGACGCCGAGGTCTATCACGAATTGCTTTGTCGCATCTTCCGCAGAAAGGCTGCCGCCCTGCGCAAACGCTGCGCCGGAAAGGGATCCGGCCAAGAGCGCGACTGCGGCGCGCGAGATGAGTTTTTTCATGAGGCCCACATTATACCGGAAATTGTTGAACGCGAAGATAGCATGAACACAGGTAACGCAAAGACTAACGGAGTCGGGTTTTGCCAGACTGTTGCATTTTCGCACCTGCGTAAATGATAGCAGATTTACCTGAGTTGATCACCGCCTGTTCGCTGCGGGTTGCAGGCGGCGGTTCAGAAAGCTACATGAAGTACAACAACTGCTTCCAAAGGCAACGGACCGCACAATGACAGCCCTTTTCACAGTGATTCTCATCGCGCTGCAACTCTATACCTATGTGGTTATCGCGAGCGCGATTTTTTCCTGGCTCTATGCCTTCAACATCGTCAATCCGAAAAACCAGATCATCGGGATGATCGGACAGGTCCTTTATAACCTAACAGAACCGGTGCTCCGGCCCATCCGGCGGTTCATGCCGGATCTGGGCGGTGTCGACATTTCTCCGGTGGTTTTGCTGCTCGGTATCATTTTCATTCAAATGATCATTCAGAACAATTTGATGCCGATGTTCCGCGGCCTCTAAAAGGCAAAAAGAAACCCGGGTTTCGGCCCGGGTTTTTTAGTTTCAATCTTCGAGTTTTCTCGCCTCATCCGGCAGCATGATGGGAATTCCGTTTCGGATCGGATATGCCAGCTTGGCCGTCCGGGAAATCAGCTCTTGAGCCTCAGCGTCATATTCCAATGTTGCTTTTGTTACCGGGCACACCAGTAGTTCAAGAAGCTTCCGGTCAATCGGCCGGTCTGTTGTTTCGCTCATTCGTAAGTCTTCCGCCAGTTTTGGCTTATTGAAGGGTTGCGCCGCCGTCATTGTCGTTTCGGGCAAGATCCATCTCGGTAATGGCAATGAGGGTTTCGGCACGGGTTTTTAGATCCTGCGCTTCCAGCAAAGCCTGTTTCTCCTGAGGACCGTAGGGGCACATCATGCAAAGCGCGTTTACAAGAACTTCCGTCTCAGCCTCTTTGACGCTGTCCCAATCCGCTTCCAGATTGTTGGCGTCCAGATAAGCCCGCAAGGTTGTCAGCAGTCCATTGCGATCGACATCGTCTTCGCCCTGGCCGCATCTCAGGTCCGCGGCGAACGGGGCAAAATCGACTTCCGCCTGCCGGAAACGCGTCAACGCGGTGAGTTCCTGCGCTACCCGGAAGCGTGTCACACCCTGGAGTGTGATGAGGTACCGGCCGTCGCCGGTTTCTTGAAAGCCGGTTAAGCGGCCAGCGCAGCCAACCCCTTCCAGCAAGGGTTGATCAGGGTCTTCCGTGTTCTGCCGTCCTGACGGTTGCACCATCCCAATGAGACGGTTGCCCGCCAAGGCGCTATCAATCATGTCGATGTAGCGCTGCTCAAAAATGTTCAGCGGGAGCTGCGTTCTGGGAAGCAGCAACGCGCCGGACAAGGGGAACACAGGCAAGACCGGAGGAAGATCAGCAATCGTCTCGTAAATGGCGTTACCAGCCTGCATGAGTGGGCCTTTGTGTTGTTGTTCTCGACCAACCGCTTTGTGCGGTTGTACCGCATAACTGGGTATGTGTGGCGCGAGTGGCCTATCGTCAAGAAAACAACACGGCAGACAGTTTGCGTCGGCCATATGCACTTGCTTCATCCTTGAAACCCCAGGCTTCAAAGAACTGCAGCAATTGTTTGCGGGCGCCGTCTTCGTTCCATTCGCGGTCGCGGCGGACGATCTCTATGAGCTGGTCCACGGCCGCTGTTTTGGCACCCTTTGAATTCAGCCCAAGGGCAAGATCAAAGCGGGCCTGATGATCGTCCGGGTTCTGGGCAATGCGCTCTTCAAAGCCTGCCAGATCTCCAAGAGAGGCCGCTTGTTCGGCAAGGTCCACGGCAGCTTTGGCTGCCAAATAGACTTCATCCGCGCGTTTTTCTTCCGGTACGAGCTCCAGTGCCTGTTTGGCACGTTCCAAGTCGTCGGCGCCAAGATAGCATTGAGCCAATCCCGCAACGGCCTGAACATTATCAGGTTCCGCCTGCATCAATGCCCCGAACAGCTGTGCGGCTTGCCCATAATCCTTGTCAGCCAACAACGCGGTTGCTTGTTCCAGGTAGGCTTCGGCAGGATTGGCTGGAGCGGGGCCACCAACCTTTTCGATGAACGCCTTGATCTGGCTTTCTGGCTGAGCCCCCATAAAACCGTCGACAGGCTGACCGTCCTTGAAGGCAATCACGGCCGGGATGGATTGAATGCCCATTTGGCCGGCAATTTCCGGGTGGTCGTCAATGTTCATTTTGGCGAGCTTCACAGCACCACCAGCCGCTTTCACAGCGTCTTCGATCAGTGGTGTCAGCTGCTTGCAGGGGCCGCACCACGGCGCCCAGAAATCCACGAGCACCGGCTGCTGGCGGGAGGCCTCCATCACATCAGCCATAAATGTCTGTGTGGTGACGTCGAAAATCAGGTCGCCATCCGGCGCGCCGCCAGAGCCGTTGCCGCCACCGCCGCCGAAACCGCCGCCTTGGCCGCCATATCCGCCGCCCATGCTGGCGCCGAAACCGCCACCGACTTGACCGCCAATGCTGTAGTCGCCGTTGCTCATAAATCTGCCTCTTGCTGTTCGGCCGCTGTGAAGGTTGGCCTCGTTGGCCGTCTCTCTGGAAAAACCGCACCTAACATGGCGCGGCTACAATCGGATTACAATTCTCAACCCTGCACTTCGCTTGCCTGAGCCTGCGCACTGACTGCCAGCACTTGTGGTTCATGGCCGCACGCCTTCGCGAACTTGAGTAAATCGCTGGAAGTAATCGCTGTCGTCGCGTCATTCTTCAACGGGTGATAGTTCAGGACGTCATGGGCCATCATCGCGGCATCGAAAACGGGTGTGACACGTTGCGCTTCCCGGTCATTGATCAGGGAAAACGGGGTGACAGACCCGGGCTCAACCCCAAGCACTTCCATCAAAAGATCCGCGTTGCCAAATGATACCCGTCCCTGAGCGCCAATCACCTGATGCACTTTTTTAAGATCAATCTCGGCATCGTGCAGGGTGGTAATCAGAAACAACCGGCCCTTCTTGTCTTTGACGAACAGGTTCTTGGTGTGGCCACCTGGAATGCGGTCGTGCAGGTCGCCGGATTCGGCGACCGTGAACACCGGATCATGATCCACAGTGGTGACAGAGATCCCCAGATCCTGAAAGAAGCCCATGAGCTCGTCGCGGCTGGCTGGCATGACTTTTCCTGAAAAAATTTGACTGTTTGCAGCTCTCTAGCGTGTTTTGATGCTGATCCGCAAGGCGAGTGTTGCCTATGGAGCGGCTATTTTCTGCCGTTTTTGGAGGTGTTGAAGTTGTGAAATCCACAAAAAGACAGCTAAAAAGATTTATGCATTTTCGGTGTTGCATTCTGTTTCGGCTTAGTTCATATACTGCGCCACCAACGACGAGGCAGCCGCCGCCGAGTTGGAACACTATGCGGGTGTAGCTCAGGGGTAGAGCACAACCTTGCCAAGGTTGGGGTCGTGGGTTCGAATCCCATCGCCCGCTCCAATTCCACCGAATGGTGCTGAAAGCCAGTTGCAGAAAAGCAGCTGGCTTTTTTGTTGCGCTGACCGTTTGCGACAATTTTCCCTATGATTGAAATAAATCAGCGTCACAACCTTATATTAGCGTTATAGACCGGCGGGTAATCTACCTGTGCAAACTGCGGATGGCGAAATTATCAATATTTCGCCCCAAGACGCGATTGCGACTGCTTCAGTGACTTTTCCAGCGGGACCATCAGGTTCCGCTGTTTTTTTGTGACTTTGGGCTCCCTTGAAAGGCACAGGAATCGTCACTTGTTATTTCAGATATTAAAACATACCATAAGGTATGGTATGTATATTTGGAGATTGAAATGAACATTTTTTTTGCGAGTGCTGGAGGACTGGCCGCCATTGTGTGCCTGATCCATACCTTCTTGGGAGGCAGGGCGATTGCCGAGCCGCTTTTGAACGCGCCCGGGCTGCATCCCGTTCCCAAGCTCACGACCTATTATTGTTGGCATATCGTCACCATCACACTTGCAGTCATTGCCGGGATGTTCGGCTATGCAGCGCTCTTTGCCGGCGGAACGGATCTCGGGTGGGTTGCGACGATCTTGACGTTTGGCTACTGCGTGCTCGGCCTAGCCGTCCCGGTTTTCAAGAACCAGACATTCAAGGATATGCCGCAAGGGTGGTTGTTCCTGCCGATCGTCATCCTCGGCGCGTTGGGCGGGAGCCTATGAGCGAGAAGAAACGGCTTGGCAAAGAGGACTGGATCACGCTCGGATTTGGGCAACTGGTCAAAGAGGGCATCGGGGGCCTGACCCTTGAAGCGCTGTGCCAAACGGCGTCACGCACCAAAGGCTCTTTTTATCATCACTTCAAGGATCATGAAGCTTTCCTGACGGCTTTGGCTCATGCCTGGAAAAAACAGAACACACTTGATGTTGCCGAAGAAACACTTGCGAGTGCGCCCGAAGACCAGGCGCGCACGCTGGCGCTGAAGGCGGCTCAACTCGATCATGACTTGGACCGTGCTATGCGCCAGTTTGCACAACTCAACCAGACGGCCCGGCAAACCGTACGCGAGGTCGATGATCTTCGAACCCAGTTCATTGTTGCGCTGTATCGTGCGCAAGGGTTGGATGATGCCACTGCCAACAGCATTGCGAAAATTGAATACGCTGCCTTTGTTGGCGCTCAGATCATCTGGCCGGAGATGACAGCCGAAGAGCGTCTCAGACTAGATCAAAAATTTGCTGACCTTGTCTCTCGCGGCACAAAACAGCCTCACAAATAGTGCGGCTTGCCTTAAGCGTTCTTTGATAAGTGGATTTACGGACCGGTTTTGAGCGTTGAGTGTAACCAGTTTTCAAGGACTCGCCCTGTATGAATTGACGATAGTTCCGACATTCAAAACAGAAGATAGATATGGCTATTTTGCGCCAACCCGTTACCGCCGTCGTGATCGCTTTCTGGTTTTGCTTTTGGCTCTTGAACGGTCTCGACAAGTTTTTTGCCCGCCAAGACATCGGTTTTGTCCATTGGTGGGGCAATCACCGCGTCGAAAAATTCACCATGTATTTTGATCGCCTGGACATCGATCCTGGTTTCGTAACGGCGACGCTCATATTCGCAGGCATCGTCGAGTTTTTTGCGGCCGCTCTGTTTTTGGTGGCCGGGATCCGGCTTGTAAAAAACCAGCCGGGTGTTGCCTACCGGACTGATTTAGCGATTGCTGTGTCGATTGCCGTTTTTCTCGGGTTTGCAATCTTCGATGTGGTCGTTGGCGACAGGGCCGAGCTGCTGGAGCACTCGACATATGTTGGCGTCCTGCTGGTTTCCTTCCTTGCGGTCGCCGCCGAAAGTTTCTTCCAGCACCTCAAGGATCTGGACAGCAACAGCACGATCAACCGCCGCTATCCACCAGAGCTGAACTGAACCGCCTAAACCGGCACGGGCCTGAAAGGCGAGACCAATGGAATGCCATCGGTCTCCCTTATCCCCGTATCAGTGGCCCGCTGTCAGTGCGCCTTGCTGGCGCGGATCGGAAGCCCCGGCCAGAAGACCGCCCACTTTCATGATCGATTGGGTCGAGCCCATCACGTTCTTGACCTCGACCTTGTGGCCACGCGCTTCCAAAAGACGGATCGTGTCCGGGGACAAACCTTCCTCAATTCGAATTTCATCCGGGAACCATTGATGGTGGACGCGCGGTGCGGCCGTTGCCTCGGCGATGTTCATTTGGTGATCGATTGCATTCAGGATGACCTGCAATGTCGTCGTGATGATCCGGCTGCCGCCCGGCGAGCCGGTGACGAGGAACAGGTCGCCGTCCTTGAACACAAGTGTCGGGCTCATGGACGAAAGAGGCCGTTTGCCACCCTCAACCGCGTTCGCTGTTCCCCCAATCAACCCATAGGCATTCGGTGCGCCGGGTTTTGCGGAGAAATCGTCCAATTCGTTGTTCAAAAGAACGCCGGTGCCGTCGGCGGTGAGGCCAACGCCGTAGGAAAAGTTCAGCGTGTAGGTGTTCGAGACTGCATTGCCGTCCTTGTCGACAACGGAGTAGTGAGTCGTTTCATTGCTTTCGTAGGGAATTGGGTTGCCGGGAGCAACGTCCTTTGAATCGGTTGCGGTCTTCATGTCGATGGTTTCTGCGAGGCTTGCTGCATAGGCCGGATCGGTCAGGCCTTTTACCGGAACCTTAGCAAAATCCGGGTCTCCAAGATATTTAGATCGGTCGGCGTAAGCGCGGCGTTTGGCTTCGGCCATTACATGAATTGCATCGGCAGAGTTGGGGCCGAAATCGGCCATCGGGTAGGCCTCCAGCATGTTCAAGATTTGTACGATGTGAACGCCGCCGGAGGAGGGGGGCGGCATGGAGGCGATCTCATATCCGCGATAGCTGCCGGTCACCGGATCCCGCCAGACGGGTTTGTAGTCGGCAAGGTCGGCTATCGTCATGCTTCCGCCAGCTTCTTGAACCTTGGCTGCGATCTTCTCGGCAACATCGCCCAGATAAAATCCCGCAGCGCCCTTGTTGGCGATCAACCGGAGCGTTGCCGCCAGATCTGTCTGTTTTAGCGTTTCGCCCGGCACATAAGGGATCAGGCCGGCCTTGAAGAAAATGGCAGCGGTCGCCGGGTCTTTGCTCAGCCGGGTGATCCGGGCGGCCAAAGAGGCCGACAGGTCCGGTGTCACTGCTATGCCGTCTTCTGCGAGCGCAATTGCGGGTGCAACCAGGTCTTCCCAGGTCACATTTCCGCTGCCGTGTTTTTCAAATGCAGCCGCGAAGCCGGCCACCGTGCCAGGAACCCCTATGGCCAATCCCGAAAAACGGGACTTGTCGTTATCCGGTTCGCCGTCCGCTCCCAAGAACATGTCGCGGGTTGCGCCAGCCGGTGCTCTTTCCCGGTAATCCAGCGCTTCGGTTTCGCCGGTGTCAGCCTTGTGGATTATCATGAAGCCGCCGCCACCAAGATTGCCAGCACGTGGCAAGGTCACCGCCAGGGCAAAACCGGTCGCGATCGCAGCATCGACGGCGTTGCCGCCTTTTTCAAGAATACCGACCCCCACCCGGGTGGCGACAGCTTCCTGGCTCGCCACCATACCGTTGGCAGCCGTGACCGGGTGAAACCGGTCCTTTCCGGAATAGATCGGCGTTTCTTGAGCAACTGTCGGCGCGCCCGCGCCAATGGCCAACGCAAAGCTCAGGCTTACCGCCGTCGCCGCGCGGATCAGGCATTGGTGAATCATCCAGATCTCCGATTATCTTGCGGTTTTTCAACTTTAGACTGTGGACGAGGATGCCGGATGCGGCAATGGCGTTTTCTGAAAAGTTGCAGACAGGCTCATGAGCATGATTTGATGCAGGACAAGGAAGAGGCCGGTTCGATCAGACAGACTGCGAACCGTGATTGAGATGTGGAGACAGCGAAAATGGTTGAACGGTCCAAAATGTGGCGGAGAGGTTTTCGAGCGCTCGTTTTGGGCTTCAGCCTAACGGCCGTCGCTCCTGTGTCGTCGGCGGTTGCTGCCGATGTCGCCGCGGGAAAAGATCTGGCGCTTCAATGGTGTGCGTCCTGCCATCTCGTCTCCAACGATCAGGCGACGGCGTCCAGTGTGTCGTTGCCGAGTTTTTATGACATGGCCAAGGATCAGAGTTGGGATGCATCGAAACTGGCGACCTTTCTCGCCAATCCCCATCCGCAAATGCCAAACATGACACTCGGCAACATCGAGATTGCCAATCTCGCCGGGTATATTCAGTCATTGGCAAACGAATAACCGAAACTCTTACGACATGTCGAAGTCCACGCACATTGCGGCGTGGTAGGAGCCGGCATAATCGGGATCGTCACCTTCGAGGATCTCATCCGGCAGAGCCGCGTTGAAGACCTTGATGTGCGCAACCCGGTCCGTCATGGAGCGGCTCGCAAGCACATGGTCCAGGGTTTGGGCCCGGCCTTTGTGAAGTACGGTTTTCCGTTGCTCCAAAGGAAGGGCTGCATCCAGTTGATAAAGCTGCCGGTAGCCAAGGTCCGGGACGCCGGTATCGTGCGGGTCCGCCCGCAATAGCCGCAGCGCCCGGGTTTCGCCGGTCGCGTTGAAATCTCCGGTCAGGATGATCTGAGCCTCGGGATCTTCGTCAAAGAGCGCTTCCGCCCCGAGCCTGAGTTCAAGTGCTTGCGCTGTCTGTTTCAGGACCGACAAATGATACCCCTCTGCCCAGGCAGAGACAGAGGCCCAATTGTGCTCCGCATCCTTCCCGCCCCGGATTTGGGCTGCAATGGGCGCGCGCAGATGCACGTTGAACACGTGCAAGGGGCGCCCCGTGCCCAAGTCGATTTGAAGCTGCTGAACCGGCCGGTCGAAAGCGGTTGCCTGTGGCTCGTCATATCCTGGATCGGCAGTTCCCGGCCGCCAAAGTGGCGGCTCCGCGTGGCGGTGATAAAGGCTCTCTCCCGAAAGAACCGGATACCTCGAAAGCACAACAAGATTGTGCCGGTCGCCAGGCCCTTTGCCGGATGGGCGCAAGCTGCCGGACATGAAAAAGTCCTGATAAGGCGTGCCTTCAATCAGACGCTTCAGATCGTGAAACTGCCGGCTGGATTGGCCCTTGATTTTTTGGGCGTTGACTTCCTGAAGGCATAAGATGTCAGCCTCGAGCTCTAGAAGCTTTGGCCTGAGCGCGTCGATCCGCCGGGCCAGCAGATCTTCATCGATCCTGTCTGTGCCAAAAGATTCCAGGTTAAAGGTCGCAAGTTTCATGCCGCCGTCGCAGTCGATCTGATCAAGTTGGGAGCAGCATAGCGTCCCGTTATAGGTGGTGATAGAGACTGCGATCTAAAGAGTGAATTGGAACGGAACTTGGATATGGCGGATACGGATTGCCCCTGTGGATCTGGCGCTGCATTTTCGGCCTGTTGCGGTCCTTATTTGGAGGGACGCCAAACACCAAAGACCGCAGAGGCTTTGATGCGGTCGCGTTACTCAGCATATGTGCGAGAGAACATTGCGTATCTGCAAGAGACACTTTGGCCGAAACATCAGGCAGGGTTCGATTTTGCGGCGACGGCCCGATGGGCGTCGGAAAACCACTGGACGGGCTTGAGCGTTCTTGAGACCGGCAAAGGAAGCGAAGCCGATCGCGACGGGACGGTGTTCTTTGAGGCGAAGTATCTGTCCGGCGGAACACTGCACACCCACCGGGAAAACAGTCGGTTCAGGAAAAAATCCGGCCGCTGGTATTATGTGGAAGCGATTTGAAAACAGGGCCACCCGATTTGGGCGGCCCCTTGTGTTTCAGTTGACGCTTAGCACCGGCCGGCCATAACACCGCCGTCAACATCCCAGACTGCTCCGGTCACCCAACCGGCCTGATCGGAGAGCAGAAAGTCTACGGTCGCGGCAACATCGTCCGCCGTGCCGATCCGTCCGATCGGATGGAATGCGTCGAAGCCGTCCTTCAGAGTTTGCGTGATCTGGTCCTCCGGGATAAACGCGCCATAAATCGGCGTTTCGACAACAGACGGGGCAACGGCATTAACCCGGACCCCATAATCTCCAAGCTCCATGGCCAAATGCTGTGTGAGAGCGTGCAAGCCGGCCTTTGCCATGGAGTAGGCGGAAGACGGCGTCGCCTTCACAGCCTGGTGTGCCCACATCGAGCCGAGATTGACGATAGATCCGGCTGCCCGCTCCACCATTTTCCGCGCAATGGCCTGAGTGATCTGAAACGTGCCGCGGTTGAACGCGTGATAGAGGTCGTAGTCCTCCGGTGTGTGGTCGAGGAACGGTTTCGGACTGAAGGCACCAGCTGCATTGACCAGATATCCGATCGGTGCTTGCAGACCCGCAATGCGCTCGACAAGGTCGGCAACGTCCTTTTGATCGGTCACATCGGCTTGCCATGTTTGAACGCTGACTTTGTATGCATCCTCAATCTCTGCCTTTGCGGTTGAGAGTTTGTCAGCGTTCCGCCCGATAAGAACAAGGGGCACGTTCCTGGCGGCCAGCCGTTTCGCAGTGGCAAGCCCCATACCGGACGTTCCGCCTTGAATGATTGCTACGGTCTCTGTCATTTCAGCTTCTCCATGATATCTATCTACTGATAGGTAGATTACGATAACCGGGATATCGGGATTGCAGAAGCTTGTGTCAAGGCCTATCTACTGATTGATAGATAATGAGGGTGTCATGAGCCGGAATGCTGCCGAAACAGAAGGAAAAATTTTGGACCTCGCCGAAAGCCTCATTCGCAAGAACGGTTATAACGGTGTGAGTTTCCGCGACCTGGCGTCCGGCGTTGGGGTGAAGAGCTCAAGTGTCCATTATTATTTCCCGACGAAAGAAGATCTCGGCGCGAAGGTGGCGCGCCGCTATACGGACGGTTTCTTAAACGCGCTCGGTGATCCTGAAGATGGGCCAGCGACCGCGTCTGAAATAGTTAAAAAGCTTCACGGCCTGTTTGTCTCCGCGCTTGGTTCAGATGGGCAAATGTGTCTCTGCGGAATTCTGGCAGCAGAATCTGCTGGTCTCCCGGAAAGCGTTGTCACCGAGGCCAAGTCGTTTTTTGACCGTGTTTCAGAGTGGATGACCGTGAGCCTGAGCAGAACCGAATGGGCCGAAAACCGGTCAGAAGTAGAGATTAAGGCAGAGGCCTTGTCAGCTCTGGCACTTCTTGAGGGAGGCATGATCATTGCACGGGTTCGAAATGACCCGGCACTCCTGACAACGCTGAGACCGCAGCTCGCAAGGTGATCATTGAGATGGATGGTGGGCCCGCCCAGTAGTTCCGCGGTGTTTCCAAAATCGTTCATTTGACCGGTCCGCAATTGGGTGCAAGTCTAGGTTCAAGCCGCTCAACGGCAGGAGCCTGACTTCATGAAGTTTTTCCCCTCAGCTTTCGTTTTTT
This window of the Roseibium alexandrii DFL-11 genome carries:
- a CDS encoding YchJ family protein, producing the protein MADTDCPCGSGAAFSACCGPYLEGRQTPKTAEALMRSRYSAYVRENIAYLQETLWPKHQAGFDFAATARWASENHWTGLSVLETGKGSEADRDGTVFFEAKYLSGGTLHTHRENSRFRKKSGRWYYVEAI
- a CDS encoding endonuclease/exonuclease/phosphatase family protein — translated: MKLATFNLESFGTDRIDEDLLARRIDALRPKLLELEADILCLQEVNAQKIKGQSSRQFHDLKRLIEGTPYQDFFMSGSLRPSGKGPGDRHNLVVLSRYPVLSGESLYHRHAEPPLWRPGTADPGYDEPQATAFDRPVQQLQIDLGTGRPLHVFNVHLRAPIAAQIRGGKDAEHNWASVSAWAEGYHLSVLKQTAQALELRLGAEALFDEDPEAQIILTGDFNATGETRALRLLRADPHDTGVPDLGYRQLYQLDAALPLEQRKTVLHKGRAQTLDHVLASRSMTDRVAHIKVFNAALPDEILEGDDPDYAGSYHAAMCVDFDMS
- a CDS encoding prolyl-tRNA synthetase associated domain-containing protein; the protein is MPASRDELMGFFQDLGISVTTVDHDPVFTVAESGDLHDRIPGGHTKNLFVKDKKGRLFLITTLHDAEIDLKKVHQVIGAQGRVSFGNADLLMEVLGVEPGSVTPFSLINDREAQRVTPVFDAAMMAHDVLNYHPLKNDATTAITSSDLLKFAKACGHEPQVLAVSAQAQASEVQG
- a CDS encoding c-type cytochrome; translated protein: MVERSKMWRRGFRALVLGFSLTAVAPVSSAVAADVAAGKDLALQWCASCHLVSNDQATASSVSLPSFYDMAKDQSWDASKLATFLANPHPQMPNMTLGNIEIANLAGYIQSLANE
- a CDS encoding MipA/OmpV family protein, which gives rise to MKKLISRAAVALLAGSLSGAAFAQGGSLSAEDATKQFVIDLGVGAMVKPRYEASDSYLVYPFPLIQMGRFYVPGLGQVVEGRGRTGVFFYPSFGFVGERKASDTTDLTGTNKIDWALELGLGGGFRTQHWRAFGEIRQGINGHNGQVGQVGFDGIMYPGEKWELSFGPRAEFASGDYMDTYFGVTSTEASASGGQLSEYNPSAGFKSVGLAARVSYDLNDDVRLHLQGGYDRLVGDAADSPIAKVGSENQFNVGLGFTYRFAFDVFK
- a CDS encoding SCP2 sterol-binding domain-containing protein, which gives rise to MSLEQLTNDIRDKVSGGGIEESVKFDLGEDGTIFLQGSEVSNEDADADCTIKMSAEDLSDMLSGDLNPTAAFMGGKMQVEGDMSVAMKLGSVV
- the trxA gene encoding thioredoxin; translation: MGGGYGGQGGGFGGGGGNGSGGAPDGDLIFDVTTQTFMADVMEASRQQPVLVDFWAPWCGPCKQLTPLIEDAVKAAGGAVKLAKMNIDDHPEIAGQMGIQSIPAVIAFKDGQPVDGFMGAQPESQIKAFIEKVGGPAPANPAEAYLEQATALLADKDYGQAAQLFGALMQAEPDNVQAVAGLAQCYLGADDLERAKQALELVPEEKRADEVYLAAKAAVDLAEQAASLGDLAGFEERIAQNPDDHQARFDLALGLNSKGAKTAAVDQLIEIVRRDREWNEDGARKQLLQFFEAWGFKDEASAYGRRKLSAVLFS
- a CDS encoding Trm112 family protein, with translation MSETTDRPIDRKLLELLVCPVTKATLEYDAEAQELISRTAKLAYPIRNGIPIMLPDEARKLED
- the ggt gene encoding gamma-glutamyltransferase, encoding MIHQCLIRAATAVSLSFALAIGAGAPTVAQETPIYSGKDRFHPVTAANGMVASQEAVATRVGVGILEKGGNAVDAAIATGFALAVTLPRAGNLGGGGFMIIHKADTGETEALDYRERAPAGATRDMFLGADGEPDNDKSRFSGLAIGVPGTVAGFAAAFEKHGSGNVTWEDLVAPAIALAEDGIAVTPDLSASLAARITRLSKDPATAAIFFKAGLIPYVPGETLKQTDLAATLRLIANKGAAGFYLGDVAEKIAAKVQEAGGSMTIADLADYKPVWRDPVTGSYRGYEIASMPPPSSGGVHIVQILNMLEAYPMADFGPNSADAIHVMAEAKRRAYADRSKYLGDPDFAKVPVKGLTDPAYAASLAETIDMKTATDSKDVAPGNPIPYESNETTHYSVVDKDGNAVSNTYTLNFSYGVGLTADGTGVLLNNELDDFSAKPGAPNAYGLIGGTANAVEGGKRPLSSMSPTLVFKDGDLFLVTGSPGGSRIITTTLQVILNAIDHQMNIAEATAAPRVHHQWFPDEIRIEEGLSPDTIRLLEARGHKVEVKNVMGSTQSIMKVGGLLAGASDPRQQGALTAGH
- a CDS encoding TetR/AcrR family transcriptional regulator gives rise to the protein MSEKKRLGKEDWITLGFGQLVKEGIGGLTLEALCQTASRTKGSFYHHFKDHEAFLTALAHAWKKQNTLDVAEETLASAPEDQARTLALKAAQLDHDLDRAMRQFAQLNQTARQTVREVDDLRTQFIVALYRAQGLDDATANSIAKIEYAAFVGAQIIWPEMTAEERLRLDQKFADLVSRGTKQPHK
- a CDS encoding YggT family protein, whose amino-acid sequence is MTALFTVILIALQLYTYVVIASAIFSWLYAFNIVNPKNQIIGMIGQVLYNLTEPVLRPIRRFMPDLGGVDISPVVLLLGIIFIQMIIQNNLMPMFRGL
- a CDS encoding SDR family NAD(P)-dependent oxidoreductase → MTETVAIIQGGTSGMGLATAKRLAARNVPLVLIGRNADKLSTAKAEIEDAYKVSVQTWQADVTDQKDVADLVERIAGLQAPIGYLVNAAGAFSPKPFLDHTPEDYDLYHAFNRGTFQITQAIARKMVERAAGSIVNLGSMWAHQAVKATPSSAYSMAKAGLHALTQHLAMELGDYGVRVNAVAPSVVETPIYGAFIPEDQITQTLKDGFDAFHPIGRIGTADDVAATVDFLLSDQAGWVTGAVWDVDGGVMAGRC
- a CDS encoding LON peptidase substrate-binding domain-containing protein gives rise to the protein MQAGNAIYETIADLPPVLPVFPLSGALLLPRTQLPLNIFEQRYIDMIDSALAGNRLIGMVQPSGRQNTEDPDQPLLEGVGCAGRLTGFQETGDGRYLITLQGVTRFRVAQELTALTRFRQAEVDFAPFAADLRCGQGEDDVDRNGLLTTLRAYLDANNLEADWDSVKEAETEVLVNALCMMCPYGPQEKQALLEAQDLKTRAETLIAITEMDLARNDNDGGATLQ